The Penaeus monodon isolate SGIC_2016 unplaced genomic scaffold, NSTDA_Pmon_1 PmonScaffold_4369, whole genome shotgun sequence nucleotide sequence atcccccctacaAGAGACGACCcgttgctctgacatatctaaacctgaaaaaaactactaaaaatttttaaaaaaatcagttctcaaaaaacacaaaaatcttcatcCAGCGCGGTTCTCGCTCTCGCTGGGTCTCTTGGAGGAGTGTAAAGGGggagattggcagtggcccccaggGGGGTTTCCTGCCCCCCAGCCTGCCTCATGGCCCCACTGACGCTGTTGCATCGGCCCCCCGCCAAAAGCTCGTCCTATCTCGGGGCAGCGTCGCCACGTCCTCATCACCGCTAGGGGGCTAACGTCATTttcttttcaccagggcccccggAGTAGTTTCCGGCTCATGGTAACGAAAACCCCGGTGTGCCAagcctcgaggaagtcaggcaagggccccccacaccaaccaacccctcGCCCCCCGACGCCCATTGGAGTCcacttcccccaaaaatttccagcTTTGCCCCAGCGGGCACCTCAGGTCCTTTTTGGAGAAGAGCTACCAACAcgtaacaaccccccccctggccccaacaaggctccccccaaccgctaccccatcagccagctgcaggtttaaATGGCTCCACGGGGGCCCTATCTCCAGATCATCGGGGACATCGACACCGGTTCTAGACTCTGCCTGGGGGAAGGTGCATCACTCAGCCGTAATACCTCTGCACCCAAACCCCTTGGAACAAGGGCACATCTTCCCCGTGCCCTCACCAGTTTCCGCCCAAGGTCGAAACACCCCACTCTGCGTCGGGTAGAAAGGCCAGCAAACAGTGCcgcagatcggccacataccccggGCAGCCGCGCACCGTGCTCCCCACGCCAAATGACCCTCCACGGCCCCCTTGAGTGCACACAACCCCTGTGACACACACGTCTCGGGTgttctggaagtcgcatagtggccaactatCGGCCCAGTAGggttttctcagccccagtgccCACTGTCGGCGGCGGTTTCCCATCTACTTACCCCCCCCTGCATGGGGGGTTTTCGAGGGCACTTCCCCCaagcggggcccgggaaccgggaaggcggggtttgggccccccttccccagccgtccatttttcccccctgtccatttccctttccctttaggacatgcactcgatgGGACCATACCTCCCCACAGCCCTTTGCAGCATGGGGGAAGGGCATCAAAAATCGCCGGGTTTGAGGGATGTGTTCTCCGCTTCCTCCGACACCAACTAgtctgtcccctttccctttacccagccccaacacaagccttaaAAATGCCGGGCTCCTTCCCAGGGCTATTTTTCCACTttaccctttcccgggcccccgggAGGCAGGCGGGGCGGAGTGCCCTGGGCCCTGGTTGCCTTGGGGGAAGGCCTCGAACCCAAAGGCCCTCACCGCGCCCCCTGCAGGCCCTCGGGATGTGCCTGCTTGTGTAGATTTGAAGCCTGGCCCTGCAAAGGCAACAATAAATCGCGGGCCCGGGGACCACAATCTTCTTCCGCAGCCTCAGGATACGCCCTCCTTTTAACCAGCGCCTCCACCCTGCGCAGCGGGGAAGGTTCGCCACCTCCGATTTCCGCTTCTTAAAGGGGCCCCATATACCTGGGCCCGGGTGGtgggcccgaaacggcgtttcaaagcccccGCCACGCGGGGTGTGAGGCAGTTGGGATgggggcagatgccccaacattcccccggggggccccttacgCTGCTACCAGGCAGGGCCCTTCTTTTTCCGGGCTCCAGCCCGGGCAGagccaattttaaattttgggcgaCATACCCACCCAGGCCACTTCCCCCTCGTACCAGTACTTACGTTTCACAGAATTCtggggccgaggggctgcggggggaAAAACGGTGcctgaaaaaaacccccggggaggaggaagggggtgagggaggcaacgaggggggtttGACCGGGCCCGggttgccgccacctataccaaaGGGAGCGGTTGGGGGTCCCCACCCTTTCTGCAGCCCCAGGGCCCGACAcgagctgcgaggcccggggtttcctgcccggACCCCAGAAAACCTGACACTTGGCATTTTGCAGAACCTGCCTGCCTTCTCGTTTGAAACGTTCCCCCTCATACGCCCctttttccgccttcacttcctccctcaggccctaaaCCTGCCCTTCGAGTCTGaaccccctctctttcactttcagtGTTCAGGCCTTTGTGGGTTTTACGCtattttccatcttcacagatgcaagtttgctCAGTAGAAAACCTCAGCAAtgggcagaactgttcctctgccttccttccctgcatctcgacgagtggGGGCCCCTGCTCGTACCCCTCTGTCCCTGCTCTTCCCCTTTTGTGCCTTTTCCCCCTCATACCCGGCCAGCAGGCAGTGAAAGTCCATCTGGCCGGTTCACCTCATCGGCCGCCTCATCAtaccctcctctcctcatggCTGCCCCCACTTTGGGAAGACATGATAATCGgcgctcactgatcaaatatcacaaatcccactcctgacaccattgttaCCCCCGGTCGCCTCGTCTTTTTTCTACGAACAAAAGGGGCTAGGCAACGGCGTgtttatacagggtcgtgaacaggGAACAGCTCCAAAAGGCCGAACACCACAGGTCCAAACATAGGAGaggaaagccaagtggcgagggggcacgaagaaaaacacaaaatacagctttttttattaacaagttatttacccgtacactttctataggcacaaacggGGGGAAACCAGAGTCACCAGCACAATACgttataaaagggcaacacaaggtttttTATCAGGGGCACAAGGCaacacgaggtctttacaggagcagcacacAACCCTGTCTCCGGCTTGCTCCTCCGTCACAGCCGCGCGTCTGTTGCCCCGGTCCCTTCGTTTAaaactgtttcgcacagagacaaagatccactggcgtgcaattattatatatatattatatatatataatatatatatatatatatatatatattatttagagagagagaagagagggggagagagagagagagaggggagagggtagagttgagaagagaggggggagggggggggaagagaggaaagacaaaaacagaaacagtgatgggggaaaaacgaaggagggagagaggaaaaaaacagtaaggaaaggggaaaaaaaaactttttacagtaagcattttttcaaatttcccaaaacaactACCGACTCGGCCCAAACCCGAAAAACCCAAGCCTGATTTTATTCCTTTAAATCGAGTGATGCCTTTCTGCATAGCTGCGAACCTGAGGACCTTTGACcccgaaaaaaggaaattatctgTGCGGAGAACATTCTTGAACCCCTCAAGCACGAGCAAAAGGgtatcaaaaaatattaaattttccaaaaacagaAGAAGGGTTTAATTTAGTTCGATCCTGGAATATTGACGTTTCCatacactttcttcttcttttaaggagGTTAGTCTGAACCTCTAATATGATCAAAAACAAGATTTATCGTAATCTTAATGGTCTGCTAGTAAgaagatttaaattttaaaattttcttctctatagatctttttttctttgtttttaggaaaaatttaaaatttccactATCGTTCTGCAGATTTTGACCTCTTCAtgctttccctttaaaatttccccttgcaCCCCAgactgccaaaaaaaaacaatttttaataattaattattaaatagatTGCAGTTTTCCTTCTATTAGTATACCCAACCTGCTTCCATATATTTTAGTAAGGTAAATGCATTACCAAGCCCAAACtacaaaaccccggggttttcgaccccttttttacccccccaaacgtttatgtttaaattttttcccaaaaaacccaaaaaagggtttactCTGGCCTCGACCAAGGGCCtgcaccccctaaaaaaaatccgaGGGCGTACCCCCCATGATACAAAAccaataaaccaaagaaaaatctgaaatttATAAGCCAAAtcacatgggaaaaaaaaccaaaacccaattgACTTCATtgcattataacaacaacaatgataatgattacaaaaaaagaacaaaataagaataaaacatacaacaataataattttaaggggtattttaataacaatgaaagaatATACTACGGTtgtttttaccttgttttttgtGAATAGAagtgttttataatttttcccacattttatatttttttctaactaattttcacacacaaaaaaaaacatattatgtttttttgattATCTTTGTTAATTCTGCCATCGGGAgacaaaatttgttttatttatttttgtttatggttgtcttttttttcccgtatTGCTATAGTGGATAACAGTGATAGTATTTATGAGGtactcttccaccccccccccctctcctcccttttctctcctcttctcctctctctctctctctcccctctctctctcctttttctttctcttcttcctctctctcctcttccccttgtgtggtgtgtgtgtgtgtttgtgtggtgtgtgtgtgtggggattttgtgtgtggtgttgtggtgggtttggtgtgggtttttgtgtgcgtgtggttttgtgtgcattCCTTTTGAGGGACTTATCGCCGCCACGAATTTCCTCGGGCCACAGGAAAAGAACGTCAGCATTAAGTGCGATTGCCTTCCCGAACGAGTTTTTTGGTGTTTCTTGGTCTGGGTTTTCAGTGCCTTTTTTGCATCTCGTTTAGAGTCGAGGGAATTTTTATTATACACGCGAGGGGTATAGTGTTATTTTCTCAAttttaaaaggacaaaaaaaatacaaagtggTAAACGGTGTAAaacaaaagacattttttttaaaattttaaaaactgtttgaGAATATCATAAAATGCCGTGTTCTCACAAATGAAATTCCGAAGACGCAAGGGGTTTCTTTTTTCgtgaccaaaattttaaaaaccccaattacATGGGCCAAAAACAAGCAGGAAGTAAAGAAGCAATGTCAGTCGTAAGTCCCTCCCTAGCAACTGCGGCTAGTCTGGGTGATTTTCGGTGGCCCAGATTGTTCTGGGAAAGGAGTATTCTCGGCCCGTTTCTCACGAAGGACTGTCGCGGCAAAAAACCCGTGATATGCACCTATTTACGGAACGGGAATGTATAATTTAGTTTTACGTTTCAAGacagtaaaaattttttcttgcgAAAAATTTCTCAGGAAATTTCGTAAGAACATATCATCAAAGAcacattttttaaagttatttgtcACGATGAAAATACCGAAAGGATAGAAAACAGAAAGCCAATTtccatgtatataaattttcacttTGAACATCTGAATTCAACATTAAACTCAAGGTTATTGAACCAGTGGTTCTGCTGTCAGTAAGGGGAAAAACCCATATCTCGCACGTCTGTATTTAGAATACTAAACAATGTGGTAGATTGGGTAGAGAAAAAgagtaacaagaacaataacagtgTTGTTTTAAAGAGcctgtacccccccccttcccccaccccccaaaaaaaataataaaaaaaaaaaaactattgaactATCTGAGGTTTTTGAGGTTTCacataatatatttgataaaaagaaGCAATCAAAAATCCTGTCGCTTTTTTTCGTAACTTTATGAGGGGCGTCACCCGGATAAAACTCCGAGGGGCTGGGGGAAAGGACTTTCCCCTTGgatggcacggggggggggggcacatggtttattaatttctaaaaaaagCCCCTTTGGTATGAAGCAAAGGAAAAGGGCACTTTGTTTCAGGGTCATCCCGTGATGACGCCCCAGCGCTCAATGTTTCACATTATGCATTTGGGTTTaagtttccccgttttttttttttttttgtgtgtgtgtgttttttgttatttttatttttattattattattataattattttttttatttttattttattattattttattatttttggtttttttagtttttacacaaccccccccctcttgcaacttttattccttccttttaaTTTTCAGCGCTGGAATAtgaatgaaattttattatttttcccctacagatgatataaaagaaagtatGGTGATGTTTGGAagtgggcccttttccccctgaGATTAAGTCCCTATTTTCTCCGCCATCCCAGCAATGGTTGGGGTAATGGGGCTAtgaaccaaaaaacccaacccgctTAGccctgaaacccccccccccttcccgtggcctttattttttttttttttttttatatagcaaattatttcattattaatgagTGTATTTTCCTTTGATTATCATAGTGCAGTCAGTTTTTGTAAAGTATACCGAAGTATTGgttgtataattttaattattaagtttattattttttaagggggCTGGTTTTTCCTcgtatttggaaaatttttaaaaacgtggTATTTATTTcccgggggggattttttttttgcatgatggCGGGCGAGGACGACATCGAAAATTTTTCCTGAAGGAGGCGACTTTGCGAGGTCGTTGCATTCCTTGCAGAGGACTACTTCCAGAGAGAACCCATTGTAAGTGTTTCCTCCTTTTTGTTGTGATTTCGATGCCGTGATATAGTGTCGGTTGGTCTGCCATGAAAGTAACCTtaagaaaaacatacatatacgtaaatgtatgtatgtaattatgtaaaaagaaaggagaaaatcaaAATGTGGATTCTTAAAGTTTTTATATTACTGAGAATATTGCTTACACGATGTTAAAGGGAATTTAGcacttaaaaacaataaataaagacgGATAAACACATTAGGCACATGCATGAGACGAAGACAAGTCCAACACACACGTATAACAAAAATCATTAAATACGTATGATACATGCAACATTAAAACACACAGAATTATCGTTCGTTTAATGCACTTGACCTGATTTCGGTGTTGTAGATGACGACTGGCGGCGCAGGATTATGCACTGTACAAAGTTGTTCTCATCGACCTGGCACGTCACCGGCAACAGCAAGATGGCGTGTTTCCCGACTCTTCTCTGCGGCTGTGCTGCCTGAGGTGATTTGATTGTTTTTGGCAAGCGGGCCACTGTTGCAGAGGTTCGCAGACGAATCCGAATTGGCGGAAGGCACACAAGGTCACGTCCTTAAATCGCACGTCCCACCGAAGGGTGTGGTAACTACTACACCTCATAGCCCTCCCCTTCAACTCCGCCTCATACCCgtgtttcctctccttttcagACCCTGGGCACCCACGCCAACGAGAAGTGCGAGCCGGGTAAAAGGGCGCATGGGCGAGGACGTCCGCAGATGCCTGAAGTCCGGGCTGTCGGTGGGCGCGAGGGACCGGAAGACGGGTCAGCTGATCGGGCTGCGAGTGAGCAACctgctggacagagaaaaaccCTTTAAGTCTACTCAGCCTTGTAATGAATTCGTgagtcgcttttttttttctttctttctttcttgctttgtaTGGTGTGAGATTTGCCATTTATTGACActgaaattttgtttgtttgtttgtctcatcGTCTTacaaccttttttatataaatttacgcAGTATTATTTTCCGctgttttcccatcttttttgttattttgataatgaatgTTCTTTAATTACTCGCTAAATAcatctttgtgtctgtgtgcaggTGCAGATTTGAGTtcaagcgtgcgtgtgtgtgtggtgtgtgtgcgtgcctcttCTACAACCTGGGTATTATATGCTTGATTCATCACACATTATTAAGTAACTCGGTAACAACATCCACACGCAGGAGGAGCTGTACCGCATCGCAGAGCACGTAGTGAATCACGTGTATGAGGAGAAAGCAGACAAGTTCCTCATGATGTTTCTGCTCAGTGTCCATAAGGATTACGGCGCTCGGGGCATCGCAGGAGAGATGGTGAAGGTGAggctatttttctttccctcaaaGCGAGGCTATTTTCTTTCAAGGTGAGGCTATTTTTTTCATGGCGAGGCTCCTCCTCCTAGGGTAggataggatttttttctttctttctttcaaggttaagctgttgttgttgttttttctttctttctttctttctttacaggTGAATCTAgggatatttctttctttctttggaggTGTAAATAGGATTCTTTCGTTCTTTCAAGGTGAttctatttacttacttatttcaaGGTGAGACCGGGATTTCTTTCTTTCGGTGGTGAGGctggatttatttatctatttaaagaATAGACGGGATTATttgttgttctattattattattaattattattttattattattattaatattattatatttctttctgtcttatatttattattattattgttgttgttgttgttgtttgttgttgttcttgttgttctttgttttttatcatcatcatcattttcgtagAAGGGTTACCTGAGGAagcttctttctcattctttctctctctctttccgtctttcttgttctctcttcctcttcctctttggtACAAGCtgacataacaaaataaaaagttgcATGGAAATTCAGTGCCGTTTATGTGTGTCCACTTATCATGAACCCTTTATTCGTTTTCAAGGTTGATCATCATGTAaatggatatttttatttattatatatatgtatgtgtgtgtgtgtgtgtgtgtgtgtgtgtgtggtgtgtgtgtgtgtgtgtgtgtttagattttGCTTTCTCGGATATCCATTTCTACCTCAAGCATAGTTATATATGATGtacgattatgaaaataataagcacatactctctctctctctttctctctctctctcctctctctctctctctctctctctctctctctctctctctctctctctctctcttccttctccctatccctccctctccctctccctcgtctctctctctctcctctctctctctctctctctcctctctctctctctctctccctcactcctctcttctctctttctttctctctctttctccctccctccctcctctttctctctccctccctcccccccttctttcccctccctccttccctctctctctcccctctcacccctctctctcctcccagatGAGCATGGAAGCCGGCTATTCCCAGGCGCTCAAATAGCCTTCACTTGCATCAGTAACGTGCTCTCAGGAAAGGTTTTCGAGAAACTGGGCTTTAAAAAGGGCTTTGCGCTGGAGTACGAGAAGCCCGGACACGACTTCAAGGTGGACCTAACGAAGATGCATGGCAATAAGGTCGCTTATCTAGTGACGAAGGAGTTGCCGTGAGACCCGAGTGGGACTTTGGGTTTGATCATTCTTACGAgaagtatttttttaaagtattttttaaaacgaCTTTTTAAACTCACGTAATCGAAGTAACGGCTTTCTAGAGAGAATCCTGCAGATTAGACAGGTTTGTTAATAAAATGTTGTGTAGAGCGAATTGAAATATCATTTTCCTCAAAGTTTGCCTGGAATATGTTTGAATTGTTTTGACAAGAAGAAATTACTTCCCCATACATCACGGAATTATTAGTGGTACTGCTTACTCCTGGTCACGTGACTTTTTTTTAGTGTACGGCATCTATACCCATCTGCATGTCGGAACTGATTGTATGTGAGGATAACCTATATTCAGAATTCAGTATTGATATTTTcggtcaaacacacacatacacacacaacacacacacacacgtgtttgtgtgtatctatttgtccatctgtctgtctgtctcacttctGTTTCACTCTTCCAcaaagtttttgttttatctaaGTCTGTCAACACAGTAAAGTCGATTTCATGAATTCACACCATATTCGTTTTGGCAGTTTCGTCTCTCAAGGGAAATATGAATtgtaacataaacaataaatcaataagattgacgtattaattaaaatgtttGACAAGATTGTTGATCCTGCTTATCTGACGCTGTTCCGAATTCTAAGGTCATTGTATTTTGGAGAAGGTCTGTCCGGAGCTTGTGATAAACATGGTACAACCTATAATGCCTTATTAAGCTAATGCTGTTACAGCTCAAGAACAAAGAAACGTTAAATTTTAATTATCTGTAGATTATCTATAGCAGCCATTCACTTAACACTAGGTTTGtgcgaatatgtatgtgtgtgaatatgtattttgtgtgtgtgtgtgtgtaagatatgaaAGCATTTGAATGGCATATTGGGTCGTGATAAGTAATTGATACAATacggagatgagggaggaagagataaattaTATTCATCAGATGTCTATGTTgctatttaatatttttagacatttatatacatatttatacatctaaTTAATCTAGGTCACTTCGGGTATGAGACCGGAGAGCCATGGTTGTTACCAtggttattaccattgttattattgttactactactactgctactgctagtagtagtattgctactaatactattataataattttgattaattattattattgttgttattgcatataattttaagtattatcattttattttaataattatcagcattactaataataattgtaattatcatcattatcattaccagtacctttaaaattgtgttgttattattatcattatgctgtcTAGCTTATCACATTACTGATACTGTTTTTGGCATGATGAATATTGCCacccttaatattattatattattattgtaattaccattatcattatcattattattactactactaccataacGCAGTAGTTTTTCAGACGTCCAATACATTCGCGACATTAGctttccttttatataaaaactatttagcaatatatatatttttttatttacttaattgtATCACAATATTCCTAGAACATATATTCTGGAATGACACCGAGGAACGCCTAGCAAATTAGCCTATATTATTTTCCCCCAGGGCCTATGTTAATACCCTTGAGAGTCGCGATCCACTGGTTAGGAAATTTTTGAGGGGTTTGGGAattgcaacccccctccccccttccctcacgtcAGGCAAGCAATAGAATGTCAACAGGTCAGGCACAAAAGCTCCCTTACTGGTGGATTCTCGTTTCGTGCTGAAGTGTTTATGGTCCATAAGGGAAATGTTCATGGCGAGGGATGTTTgcggaaaagataaaaaaaattggtgGTCTCAATTTTTATTACCAACATATTTATGAAAGTTAAATATGCATAAGTAAATATCGCGTCAAATTTCGAAGGCAAGtagaatcctaaaaaaaaaaaaaaaaaaacagtgacaggTTAACTGATTAGcactaattcatttatttatttattattattttaaatattatattattattttttttattattattattattattattgcagtcttTGTTAACCTATTTGTTTGAGTAAGCTTTCACTTTCGCTTAATTAGCTTATTTAAAAAGTCCCCCCTTTACTAAGACCTATGGACATTTTCTGTAAAGCGTAGAACACTGTTCCtccatacatttttattattaaaaaaaaaaaaaaaaaaaaaaaaaaaaaaaatcacatattatCGAAAGTGAatcaagaagttttttttttgtgtatggaactgtattatacatattacattttcaCGAAACTTACATTACTCTTGCCGaaagtttctttcctttttttgcacgTGAATCCGTTATCCGCCACACCTGACGTGGCTTTATGTTAAGCATCGCTGGATGTGCACATTTTGTGTTGCAAGTTTTGAACTAGAatgtaaaggttttaaaaaggctTTGAATAATGcctcttcctttttgtttcttatatgtatgtatatatatacatatatatacatatatatgtatatatacatatatatatacacatatatatacatatacataatgtatatatatatatatatatgtatatgtatacgtatatgtatatatatgtatacatatatgtatatatatgtatacatatatgtatatatatgtatacatatatgtatatatatgtatgtatatgtatatgtataggctgcgatggccgagtggttagagcatcggacttaagagtgtcacgacggcaatctgagttcgagagttcaagtcaccggccggcgcgttgttcccttgggcaaggaacttcacctcgattgcctacctagccactcggtggccaagccagcccaagttagtgctggtcccaagcccggataaaatagagagaatgattacctaaaaaggtaacaccggcactctccgtggaaaggaactggggaccctaccacgtactcactccaagatcatcacaacatgaaaactataattaagtatcatgctgtgaccacggcggctcaaacatgaacctaccgttaaaaaaaaaatacatatgtatatgtatatatatgtatacatatatgtatatcatcatcatttaacggtaggttcatgtctgagccgccgtggtcacagcatgatactcaattgcagttttcacgttgtgatgctcttggagtgcctttccacgg carries:
- the LOC119570908 gene encoding uncharacterized protein LOC119570908; this encodes MGEDVRRCLKSGLSVGARDRKTGQLIGLRVSNLLDREKPFKSTQPCNEFEELYRIAEHVVNHVYEEKADKFLMMFLLSVHKDYGARGIAGEMVKMSMEAGYSQALK